Proteins encoded by one window of Acinonyx jubatus isolate Ajub_Pintada_27869175 chromosome X, VMU_Ajub_asm_v1.0, whole genome shotgun sequence:
- the HAPSTR2 gene encoding HUWE1-associated protein modifying stress responses — MEEQPKEGEAEVAEHWFSKWERQCLAEAEQEEQLPPEVEDEAAAEAAGLKSEQQRLWHLFQISATAVAQLYKDPGCQQPGLSVWDPFQNAAMAVTSLYKESGDAHQRSFDLGVQVGYQRRIKDVLEWVKKGRSTILREDLISFLCGKVPPAPPPPRTPRTLPKPPASAASPAAATEASSAVEVDLQPFHEAIAVHGLSGAMASISVRAGAPGSPTQASGVAGSVAGGGRRKSSLLEDDSNPFNAEELALRLDSGGTRKRPSAQCSDSVTGSPTHKRNRLF; from the coding sequence atggaggagCAGCCGAAGGAGGGCGAGGCCGAGGTCGCGGAGCACTGGTTCTCCAAGTGGGAACGCCAGTGCTTGGCCGAGGCCGAGCAGGAGGAGCAGCTGCCCCCGGAGGTGGAGGACGAGGCGGCCGCCGAGGCAGCGGGGCTCAAGAGCGAGCAGCAGAGGCTGTGGCACCTCTTCCAGATCTCTGCCACCGCCGTGGCCCAGCTCTACAAGGATCCCGGCTGCCAACAGCCAGGACTGTCCGTGTGGGACCCCTTCCAGAACGCGGCCATGGCCGTGACCAGTCTCTACAAAGAGAGCGGGGACGCCCACCAACGAAGTTTTGACCTGGGCGTCCAGGTTGGCTACCAGCGTCGCATCAAAGACGTGCTGGAGTGGGTGAAGAAGGGCCGGAGCACCATCCTCCGCGAAGACCTCATTAGCTTCCTGTGCGGCAaagtgccccccgccccgcccccgccgcgcaCCCCCAGGACGCTCCCGAAGCCGCCCGCCTCGGCCGCCAGCCCGGCCGCCGCCACCGAAGCCAGCTCGGCCGTCGAGGTCGACCTGCAGCCTTTCCACGAGGCCATCGCCGTGCATGGCCTCAGCGGTGCCATGGCCAGCATCAGCGTGCGAGCCGGCGCACCCGGGTCCCCGACCCAGGCCAGCGGTGTCGCCGGCAGCGTGGCCGGCGGCGGGCGCCGGAAAAGCAGCCTCCTCGAGGACGACTCGAACCCCTTCAACGCCGAAGAACTGGCCCTCCGCCTGGACAGCGGGGGGACCCGCAAGCGCCCCTCGGCCCAGTGCAGTGACAGTGTCACAGGCTCCCCAACCCACAAGCGCAACCGACTGTTCTGA